CTGAGAGGGAAAACGTAGCCGAAGCTTCGATATTTCCTCGGGCATAGTTTGACTTACGCTGGTTGTTTCGTCGAAATATCCTGTCGAGAAAGGACTAAGAGTTTGTTCTGGgaggaaaaaacgaaaaaaaaaagaagaaaaagaaagaagtaagAGAAAGAATACgagcgaaataaaaattttatgttCGAAACGTTTGCCTAATAACGCGTCAGAAACAACATTGAAAAACGTTGGAAAATGTGACACGAACGGCCGAAAATGGAAAattaaattctataaaatataagCGAACGAATCGAGATGGAAGAAGCGCTGTTCCGTTTAAAGCTTGTTTTTTCGCCTTTGATTGTCGCGCTACGAACGATAAATTCACCATCGATTATCGGGAGGCGAACGATTTTCATGATGCCAGTTAATACGCGAGCGAGGTCGACCAGAGCGGCTGAAAAATGGGAAAAATTCGACGAAACAAGCGCGTCCAATTAATCCGGAAAAAGTACAACATATTCATTGCGCACAACATCGAAGGGGAAAATTCGAGCGAAGCCACGATAAGAGCCCCGTTGAACGCGCGGAGCGTTCCGATCGTCGATGGGAAAGTGTAAAAAAgggaaataaaagaagaaaggacGGTAACACGCGGAGAACAAAGCGGTGTACGTACGTGAACACGTGCGTTTTGTATATCGTCGCGATGGGAAAACGAGACGAGGTTCGGCGAACATCGTAAACCTAATTCCACTCGGGGCGTGCCAAATAATCTGAACCGCGTCATAACTCAAAAGCGGCGTTGCCGCGGTCGTGAATTACGGCGCGTCCGTGGTCGAGCAGCGACGATTTTTTTCCTGAAAATTTTATTGCTAGCCTGCGCGTGCACCGCGTACGGATGCGCCACGCAAATTATTACGTTTGATATATTGCCGTGAAATTCTTCGTCGAAACTTTCTCCCTTTTCGCTTGTTTGGCAAACCGATAAACGCGATTTCACGCCAACGGCGGTCCCTTTCGTATCTCGCGTACGCGTGCAAGAGGAAACCGGAACGGTATTTTCATTTGCGACTCGGAGTTGCCGAAGATCGTCCTTCGACTCGTTCGGAACGTCGAGACAGAGACGGGAGACGAGCTTCGATCGATGATCGCTGATCCGACTTTCGCGAGTGCGAACGTTGACGCGAGTACGGCAACACGAGCAACCTCAAGCTGAAAAAAGACTCGAGCGAACTCGATTTCCTTCGTACATGTTCGAGAACACGTTCGTGGTACTCGAAAACAGTTTCCGCCTCGACGATCCTTTCGCGAATCACCCGGATACCCTGTAAAACGCCGTTAATACTGATCCAAAATTTTGTAtgcgtgtgtgtgcgtgcgcgCGGGCGAGACGCAGAGCGTTTCTCGAGACAGCGACGCGacgtatcgaacgaaaaattcgaGGGATCGTGAAATTTGGGCCGTGGCGAGCTCGGAAGGATGTGCGGATTCGAGTTCACGCCTCGAGGCGGAGAAACTCTTAATGACGACGGCCGAGGTTCGGTCCTGACCTCGCCAGACCGTAAAGCAAACGTCGTTCGTCCGTGAATCGGCCGATGATCGACAGCAGTTGCGTTTACGATCGTCCGAATAGACGATCGACTACTAGACGGAGCTGTGCATCCTTTCGCTGCACGTCCGACGGTCCGCCATCCGCTGATCGTAATTCGTAAACCTAGCGCTCGATCAGACTAGACAGATAGCCCTGGAAGAACGATCGATTCGTTTAGTACCTAGATTCTAGATGAACCGACATTGCCGCTTGATCGGTGCGACGCCAGCCTGGTTCGCGATACACGACCAACCTTGCGCTGATTCTTTGAACAAATTTGGAGAGAAATGTGTACGTCTTCTTCCTGGACgaagaagatgaggggtgagtCACGGTGAAAAATGTACGAGTGTTTTCCAGTCGGTTATTCGTATCGATTGGTCGAGTATCGCGAAGCAACGCGTGCGATCGAACTCTTAAAAATCGGCtacacaacgataacgaatacAGGACGAGAAGACGGAGCGAGCGGTTGCCTGGTCACGCGTGTTAGGCTCTACGACACCTTTCAAAAAATATCTACTTTCCGCGCGTGTCCAGCGCGTGTTCTGACCAACCCTCGTTTCCGCCTACTCATATCCGCGTCTCTATACctgtattatatataatacgtgGACATTTACGTACGTGTGTGTCCGTTGGTTTTCGCTTTTTCCAGAGTTGGTGTACAAatttatacacacacatatatacacacatatatatatatatatatatatatgtatatttaacgtGTCTGTACATGGGGTTAGGTGAGGCCCATACCGGCTCTCTCGTAATCTCGCACAGTTCACCAGTCTTAAACACCGAGTTAACGTTATCATCACTACGGTAGAATTGCTATAACCTTTCGTCGGAACTTTGCAGACGGGATAGAGCGTGTTCGTTTGATGCGAAACCGACGAGCAGTAGACTCTAATAACGATACAATTGGTTAGCCTAAGGAGGAAGTGACCAGGAGATGGAACGGTGGATGAAGGGGGTGAAGGATGCTATGAACTTGAGCAGATATCGAACGAGTCTTCTCGAGGGACTCGTAAACCAGAAGAGTATTCTCGTTTCTTCTCCGTCGTATCCTTTTTTCGCTTCGAAAGCACGCTTTTCTCTCTCGCACTTTGCGCTCGTCTTACCGCTTACGGTGGCTGCAAACGAGTTGCTATTCCACGCATTTGCACGCTCTTACTTTTAAACGTACCGTGTACTATGAAAGACGTACATTTTAACGAGGCAAAAGAGTTTGCGTTTGTTAACGGAAGAATATTCTTAAGCTTTAAGGTCGGTAGTACACCATTCGGTATTTTATTCTCCACTACACGCTCCTTtgtaatttctttcgtttcttacaCTTTGACACACACTCGTCCCACTCGTCCATACTATGTACATACAAACAATTTCTCTCAACTATTTCATCGAGAATTCCCGCGCTATCAAACGCATAACTTTGACAAAGTTGACCACCGTTGCCAACCAGCGAGCAAAGTTACCGTTCGTTCCAGAAACGTTTCCAATTTCCGGCTGTAGTCGGGGTGACAGATCGCGATAATACGAGCGTAAAGGGCGAGCGTTCTTCGGTTCGTGGACAGATCAGCTTCGATCGGACTGCGCGATCGGTTCAGCCGGTTTTCAAAATTCCGACTGCGCTCGCGGCCGTTCGTTTGCGTTCGTCGGCTTCCGTAAGCTCTTGGAAAATTCGATTCCTCTGATCGGTGCACCGTTCGCGTAACCCTCGTTCCGGGAAATTCCATTGCCGAGCGAGGCTGGCGAGAATGGTCGAGATCCGCGTTCCGGAACCATGCGAAAATTCCCTGCACCAGTCACCATCGTATCGCCGACTTGCATCCACGTCGATCGTTCGACAGCGCCGAAAaatcgctcgctcgctcgctcgctcttcTATGTTGCGGATTTTGCTCGACTAACCGAGCTCGTATAATTTCAACGCAGAATTTCGTGAATTTCCCTATGCTCTCTTCTCCGACAAACAACTCGAATTTTTCGCCAAAAGTTCTATATACCGAAAACGGATTTTACGACGCTTTTCGCCTGGAAAAAGCTGGTGAAAAATCCGCTGCCGCGTTCGAACGTTGCCTCGCCCCCTCCCCCTCCTCCCACTTTGCGGGCTAGAAGACGATTTGATTAGCAACGCTGGCTGTTCTTCGAACACGGAGACCTGCTACTGACAAGAAATTATTATCCGCAGACACGTGATTCGGGACGCCTGGGAAGCCTCGCACCTGATTAATCCATTACGTTTCCGTTGCTCCGGCTCCTTTTGTTCCTGCTCAACCGGCATTTTGGCCGCGCGACGTCTGATATCTATTCTCGcagacaacgacgacgacgtggCTCTCCGTCGAGTTTCTTGTTCTGCCAATCGTGTCCGTGCCTCGTTTCCCTTGGATTAATTTGTCCGAACGTACGTCCCGACAGTTTCCTCGGTTCGTGTATGCGACAGATCCGCTGTGTCTGCTCTGCCCCCGGGAACCGAGATAATCGGATTCGAAACGACCCGGTGGCCTTCTCATCTATGCGCGAGCCGTCTTCGCGTCGTCGATCCCGAGGTTCTCTTAGACGTCCATCGCGTCGCCAACGTATCCCTCGTCGGGACTCTCCGGATGATGAGGCGGCTGAAGATCGTCCGCCCTGGCGGCGGCTGCCGCGGCAGCTTCCCGGGCAGTTTTGCTTAACAGCGATCTCGGCGACAGCGGCGTCGTCTCGCCTCTGTAGGCGGCTGGCGGAGAGGGAATGAACGGTACCTCGGGGAATACGGCGACCGGCGACACCGGGGATACAGGAAGCTGCTGTTGAATGGGTTGCTCGACCGGTTGAATCGGCTGCGATTGTTGAGCGGGGTAAGGGTATCCCTCGGCGGTGTACCTGGTGTCGGTTCGAGGCAGCACGGGGTCGTATCCTGGCGATCTGGCGAGGAACTCCGCTTCCCTCGAGTACCTGGCTGGTGGCGCGACCGCCGAACCTTCCACGGGCATCCTCTGCCTGAGACGCGGTAGCGTGCTCGCGGCGCTGAAAGGGATCTTCGGTAGGCCAAAGTTGAGCGGGTATCCGTCTTGATCGAGATAGCTCAGCTGTGGGATGTTCGCTGGTCGTAGATCGGGTTGCAGCGGGTATCCGGAGTCGTATTCCAGGATCTGTCTGTCACCGGGTTGATGGCGATACAACTGACCGTATCCGACGTCCGTCGTCTCTGGCACCTCGTTTATCAGATCTGGTTCCGTCAAATACTTGGAAACTGGGCTGCAGTACGGTTCCTCCAGGTTTCTGTGCTCTCTGCGTTCGAGAGTCGCGGCTCGGTTCAACTCTCGTTCGGTATACGACACCATCTGCTGGTGCTCGAGTCCGATCAAGCTGCCGTTGCCCTTTCTGCACGGCAAACTGCTGACGGTGTCCTTGGTGATAGGCATAACAGACTTGTTCTGCGATACAAGAGCTTTCGAGTTCCTTTTGCGGTCGCGACGACGTTTCCGCACGCAAAACACTATGCTACCGATCAGAGAGCCCAGGGCGAACAGAGTGCCCAGCAGAGCACCCGCAGCTATGGCCACCACGTATCCCGATCTCGAGCGATCGTTTGGCGGTTCCACGGTTATTTTCTCCTGCAACAGCACTCGCAAAGACAAATTCGCCTCCGCGGACCCCGCTCCGTTCTCCGCTATGCACGTGTACGTGCCCTCGTTCAAAGTCTCCACGGAGTAGAGTAGCAGAGTGCTGCTCGTGTTGATCCCGCCGCGCTGCCTGTAGACGTACCTGCAACGAATCGTCAAACTCAAATCAAAAAGTCGTGTTGCTTTTCTTATACTTTTCATACATAGATCTCTGCCgtagagatagagatagatagatagatagatagatagacagacagacagacagacagataaagagagaaagtgtgtgtgtgtgtgagtgtGGACAACGCAAGTTGGCAGTTGGTAAGGGTGTAATGGCGAAGATGCAAGTTAACCTTTCGCCGCGATTGAATTCCGTTGCAAACATGCAGCCCGTATAATTTGAGATTGGAATGCTGTTCCCGCTAACGATAGCTCTGTTCGCCTTTCGTCGGAATTATGGCGATTAAAATGCCTTGGAAATTTCATGGAATCGCGCCATACGCGCTCCATTAAAAGCGAGCTTGTTTAAAAGCGTGCTGTGGAAAACGAGTCGCGACACACCGTTTGCGATGAAAACTGTATGGCGACCGCGATACGCCGGCTTCGCGCGGTTTGGCCGCGTTCGCCACCCTCCTTTTTCACTCTTCTGGCCGCCGTGCGCAATTTGAATTATTAACGAGGCGCAAGTATCGTTAACGGCGGGGTGAAAAGCACTCGTGCTTCGTGTCACTGGACAGGTATAACAGCCCTGGAAAAATTCACGCGGGAAAACCATTGAAATTCTACGGAGACGTCGTTAAAAATTCGTGGTACGAGGACGAAGCCGGCGTCGCCGCGCCGTTAATTAGAATACTTTCGTGATTAACGACCGTGACGAGCGTCTTTTCGAAGAGCTGGAATTCGACGTCGAATCGCGACGATGTTCGCAACGTAATTTTCACGGACAATTTGCCGGTGTAATAACAAGCTGCAAGAAACACGCGCTGGGTTGGCTATATCGCTGTAACGAGAAATTTTCAACGGAGGGAATACTCGAACGTTATCGAAGTTTTATTTAGATCGCGAAGGATCGCGACCGAACGCAGCTTCGTTCGCGATGCTTCTCGTTGGGTCGCGAGTCGCGTCGATGAGAATCAACAGCTGCAATTGCTTTTGCACGAGAAACTTTAACGTTTAACACGCGGTTCGACGATACTGGCAACGAATATTTCGAAGGTTTGGCGGTTCGGTGAGTCGATTGGTACTTTATTTAGCCAACTTTGAGATTGAAATTCGGAATGAGGCTGCACTTACCGGGGAAAGGTGGTAACCGAGGAAGCGGAGAGCGTGTCGTTCTCGTTCTGGAGTTCGCAGAGTTCGCCGTTGAACCACCAGGTGAGCTTAGCAGCTGGGACGGCGTAAACGTCGCACTTGAGCGTGACGTTGTCTCCCTCGTAGGCCTCTACTCGGTTCTGCAGCTCGATCCGTGGCAGGCAAGCGAGTTCGTTGACGGTCTTGATCTGTTTGCCGCGAAGTTTGGCAGGAGCGTCGCAGACGGGGTCGGACTCCTGAGGGGCGGCCGGCGCCGATTCCTTGAGCCAAGCTTGCGTGGCCTGCAGACGACAATCGCAGACCCAGGGATTGTTGTGCAGCGTGAGTCCCCGGAGGCTGCCGCCTAGGGGTAGCGTGCGTTCGGGCACGCGAGTCAACCGATTGCCGTCGAGTCGTAGCCACTCGAGCAGGTGAAGGCCGTCGAACGCCCCCTGCTCGATATTCTCCAGCCGGCAGTGGCTCAATTCCAGGTTGGTCAGATGCGGCAGATGCTGGAACGCTGCTGCACGGATCTCCCGTATAGGATTGCCGTTGAGCAGTAGCTTCATCAGATTCGAGTAGGAGGGGAAAGTTTCGCTAGGTATCTCCTCGATCAGATTCTCCGAGAGATCCAACTCCACCAGCCCCACCAGACCGACGAACGCTCTGGCTGCTATATGGCTGATGTGC
This portion of the Bombus affinis isolate iyBomAffi1 chromosome 1, iyBomAffi1.2, whole genome shotgun sequence genome encodes:
- the LOC126918724 gene encoding leucine-rich repeat-containing protein 24-like, producing the protein MCWSVRSWWWRGALLGTMMLLSWTWPMVEGCPNMCTCKWKSGKEWVECANRDLKGLPQGAREETQVLDLSNNHLVSLPPECFHALGLINLQRLYLSRSHISHIAARAFVGLVGLVELDLSENLIEEIPSETFPSYSNLMKLLLNGNPIREIRAAAFQHLPHLTNLELSHCRLENIEQGAFDGLHLLEWLRLDGNRLTRVPERTLPLGGSLRGLTLHNNPWVCDCRLQATQAWLKESAPAAPQESDPVCDAPAKLRGKQIKTVNELACLPRIELQNRVEAYEGDNVTLKCDVYAVPAAKLTWWFNGELCELQNENDTLSASSVTTFPRYVYRQRGGINTSSTLLLYSVETLNEGTYTCIAENGAGSAEANLSLRVLLQEKITVEPPNDRSRSGYVVAIAAGALLGTLFALGSLIGSIVFCVRKRRRDRKRNSKALVSQNKSVMPITKDTVSSLPCRKGNGSLIGLEHQQMVSYTERELNRAATLERREHRNLEEPYCSPVSKYLTEPDLINEVPETTDVGYGQLYRHQPGDRQILEYDSGYPLQPDLRPANIPQLSYLDQDGYPLNFGLPKIPFSAASTLPRLRQRMPVEGSAVAPPARYSREAEFLARSPGYDPVLPRTDTRYTAEGYPYPAQQSQPIQPVEQPIQQQLPVSPVSPVAVFPEVPFIPSPPAAYRGETTPLSPRSLLSKTAREAAAAAAARADDLQPPHHPESPDEGYVGDAMDV